The genome window ATCGAGGCTACTACCAGCCGGGTCAGGTGGTCACTTGTCGCTTACGTGCCTCCTACTTCTTTGGGAAGCCTGTAGCCAATGCCGAAGTAAAGGCAACGGTGAGTACCCTTGATGTAGAAAACCATGAGCTAGCAACCTTTGAAGGGCATACCGATGCCGTAGGCAGCTATACATTTCGCTATCGCCTGCCGGAGACACTCGTGGGTCAGCCTATGGCACAGGGTAACGCCCTGGTCAACTTTAATGTAAAGGTGAAAGATACAGCAGAGCAGGAACAGGAGGCTGCATTGAGCGTGCCGGTTTCGAGCCAGCCTCTCCATATAACGCTAGTGCCCGAATCGGAAAAGCTGCTGCCGGGCATGCCCAATCGGGTCTATGTTGCCGTCTCGACCCCAGATGGGCAGCCGGTTCCAAATGCACAAGTCCATTTCCAGTTTACGACCGCCCCTGGTAGCTCGGATCAGGCCACAGGCGTCTCCTTGCAGTGCATGACCGATGCACTAGGAATAGGGGAGATAGATTTCGTTCCTAAGAGTAGCCAAGGCAATGTGATCTGCACTGTTTCCGACAAACAGGGCCGTAAAAGCTCTACCTCAATGAATTTAGGCACCGGGCAGAACGCGGAGCTACTGCTGCGCGTGGATCGGCCGCTTGCGAAGGTAGGGGATGTACTGCAGCTCACCTGCTTTTCCCAGCAAAAAACAGGGACCGTCTACCTCGATGTGCTGCGTAACCACCAAACGATTCTCACCGATGCCTTCCCCATTCAGGATGGCAAGGGCACGCTGCGCTTGCCGCTTAGCCCTGACATGGAGGGTACTCTGGAGCTGCATGCCTATCAAGTATTGCCGAACGAGCTGATACCTCAAGATGTTCGCTATGCGTTTGTGCTGCCGGCCAACGATCTGCAGCTAGCAGTTTCTACCGATAAGGAGGAGTACCGCCCTGGCACCGATGCCGTCATCCGTTTCCATGTCTCGGACAAGGAGGGGCATCCTGTAGCGGCCGCACTCGGTGTGGCTATGGTAGACGAGAGCGTTTTTGCGCTTTCTGATCTGCAGCCGAGTTTAGCCGAAATCTACTTCCTACTAGAACAACAGCTTCTGACCCCTCGATACGAAATTCATGGTCTGACACCAGAGCAGCTCATTCCCGTCCGCAATCCGTTGCCTTTGCAAGAACGACAGCGGGCGGCGCAGCTGCTATTTGCTGCGGCACGGAATGGCGCGGTAGGTGGATGGCCGGCAGGCTTCGCCGTTGTCACCTGGAATCCCGGTCCCAGGATACCCAACCAATCCGTTCCAGGGTATACGCTATTCATTGATACTTATGAAGAACGTTATGCAAAATTAATTCAGACGATTTTTAGCCGCATGCAGGAATCGCTCGCTCAAATTGAAAAGGCGATAAAGACATATCAGACCCAAACCGGCCAGACTCTTGTAACGGGTGTGAAACCGATGGAGCTGGTGGATAGAGGGCTCTTGTCGAAGGAGGCTTTACGCGACGCTTTGGGGCGTCCCTATCAGATAGATATTCAAGGGGAGGGAGCAGACGTTAGGATACGTCTGACCAGCGCTGGCTTGGACGGTAAGTTCAACACGGGAGACGATTTTACGCTTTGGGGACCGCAAGCAGTGTTATGGGAGATGCGGGGTAGAGCGGTTTTCCAGGGTGCAATGGGCGGATTTGCCGGAGGGCGCATGGGGCTCGCGCCAGGTTCTCCTATGGTCTTGACGATGAGGGCAGCCAACGCCTCCATGGCAAAGCCAGTTGGGGCTAGTGCCCCTGAACCGCGTATAAGAAGCTACTTTCCCGAGACTCTCTACTGGAACCCTAACCTCATTACTGATGCGCAAGGCGAAGCTACCTTGCGACTGCCGATGGCCGACTCGATCACCACATGGCGCATGAGCTTGCTCGCTAACAGCCTGCAAGGGGCCTTGGGCAGCGCCACAAAACAAGTTCGCGTGTTTCAACCGTTCTTTGTAGATCTTAATCTCCCTGTGGCTTTAACACAAGGCGACCGCATCTCCTTGCCCGTTACCATCTACAACTATTTGCCGAAAGCGCAAAAGGTTCGCCTTGTGCTGAAGTTGCAGCCCTGGTTTCAGTTGGAGGGTAGCAATGAGCGCAAGCTTACAGTGACACCGGAAGAGGTTACGGTAGTACATTTCCCCATTATGGCCAAGGGGATAGGAGAGCACTCGCTTACCGTGGTGGCCTATGGAAATCAGCTCTCCGATGCAGTTCGACGACAGATAAGGGTAGAACCAAACGGGCACAAAACAGAGGTCATTCACAACGGAACGCTACAGGGCACCGTTACCCAGCGACTCATGTTGCCGCCGGAGGCCGTGCCGGGAGCGAGTAAGGTGCTGGTGAAAATCTATCCTGGCGTCTTTAGCCAAGTTGTCGAGGGGCTAGACGGGCTGCTGCAGATGCCTTATGGGTGCTTCGAGCAGACCTCCTCTACCACCTATCCCAATATCCTGATTCTATCTTATCTGCAAAAGACCCATCAGGTGAACCCTGCTGTACAGATGCGAGCCGAGCAGTACATTGGCATCGGCTATCAACGCTTAGTCACCTTTGAAGTGCCGGGTGGCGGATTCTCATGGTTTGGCAATCCACCGGCAAACCAGGTGTTAACAGCCTACGGACTGCTCGAGTTCTCCGACATGGCCAAAGTACGCGACGTAGACCAGCAACTTCTCCATCGCACACAGCAGTGGCTTGCAGAAAAACAACGAGCCGATGGTAGCTGGCTGGAAGAAGGGCCAGGGATTGCCGAGGGGATTATCAATCGTCAGACCGGTGCCTTGCGCACCACCGCCTATGTGGATTGGGCGCTGGCGGAGAGCGGCTATACGGGCCCGCAAGTGACCAACGGCATTGCCTATGTCGAGAGGCATCTCGACGAGGCGGACGACCCCTACACTCTGGCGTTGATTTTAAATCTGCTGGTTGCGGCACGCAACGCCGATCCGAACACGTCCCGTGTTGCGCAAAAGCTTATCTCGTTAGCGCACACCACCGACACCACAGCCTGGTGGGAAGGGAAAACGGTGACCTTTACAGGCGCTGCGAATCTGGGGGCCGACCTTGAAACTTGCGGTCTGGCAGCCTATGCACTGGCGCGATGGGGAGGCGACCCTGCTTTTACCACCAAAGCGCTCAACTATATTGTGCAACAACGCGACGCTGCCGGGACTTGGCAGACGACTCAGGCCACCGTGTGGTGTATGCGCGCTCTTCTCTACGCCAGCAGCCAGGGTGCCGCGAAGGGAAGTGGGTTAGTTACCGTGGCGATGAACGGCCAAAAAGTTGCCACGCTCTCGGTTACCGAGGCCAATCACGATATTCTGCAGCAGGTCGAG of Chthonomonas calidirosea T49 contains these proteins:
- a CDS encoding alpha-2-macroglobulin family protein, with translation MGKVALWTAKMVCAFGGALVLFGALGQGKTPASTEGNAVKLSPIEVIARGQDTWICGSRAGLRLIVKNHDTGQPLPSRVRIALASQSRPHETKLLFEGTTDRYGTLDGSFSTASLTPGTYQLAVKVKTPIGEDGFETTVRLVRQVKIYLTTDKPLYQPGQIIHMRVLALDAGTLRPLGKTPITFSVTDGRGNRVFKEEKTLSDFGTVGADFQLADEVNTGVYRITAETLDSSVVRTVEVKPYVLPKFQITLKPDRGYYQPGQVVTCRLRASYFFGKPVANAEVKATVSTLDVENHELATFEGHTDAVGSYTFRYRLPETLVGQPMAQGNALVNFNVKVKDTAEQEQEAALSVPVSSQPLHITLVPESEKLLPGMPNRVYVAVSTPDGQPVPNAQVHFQFTTAPGSSDQATGVSLQCMTDALGIGEIDFVPKSSQGNVICTVSDKQGRKSSTSMNLGTGQNAELLLRVDRPLAKVGDVLQLTCFSQQKTGTVYLDVLRNHQTILTDAFPIQDGKGTLRLPLSPDMEGTLELHAYQVLPNELIPQDVRYAFVLPANDLQLAVSTDKEEYRPGTDAVIRFHVSDKEGHPVAAALGVAMVDESVFALSDLQPSLAEIYFLLEQQLLTPRYEIHGLTPEQLIPVRNPLPLQERQRAAQLLFAAARNGAVGGWPAGFAVVTWNPGPRIPNQSVPGYTLFIDTYEERYAKLIQTIFSRMQESLAQIEKAIKTYQTQTGQTLVTGVKPMELVDRGLLSKEALRDALGRPYQIDIQGEGADVRIRLTSAGLDGKFNTGDDFTLWGPQAVLWEMRGRAVFQGAMGGFAGGRMGLAPGSPMVLTMRAANASMAKPVGASAPEPRIRSYFPETLYWNPNLITDAQGEATLRLPMADSITTWRMSLLANSLQGALGSATKQVRVFQPFFVDLNLPVALTQGDRISLPVTIYNYLPKAQKVRLVLKLQPWFQLEGSNERKLTVTPEEVTVVHFPIMAKGIGEHSLTVVAYGNQLSDAVRRQIRVEPNGHKTEVIHNGTLQGTVTQRLMLPPEAVPGASKVLVKIYPGVFSQVVEGLDGLLQMPYGCFEQTSSTTYPNILILSYLQKTHQVNPAVQMRAEQYIGIGYQRLVTFEVPGGGFSWFGNPPANQVLTAYGLLEFSDMAKVRDVDQQLLHRTQQWLAEKQRADGSWLEEGPGIAEGIINRQTGALRTTAYVDWALAESGYTGPQVTNGIAYVERHLDEADDPYTLALILNLLVAARNADPNTSRVAQKLISLAHTTDTTAWWEGKTVTFTGAANLGADLETCGLAAYALARWGGDPAFTTKALNYIVQQRDAAGTWQTTQATVWCMRALLYASSQGAAKGSGLVTVAMNGQKVATLSVTEANHDILQQVEIQKPLHAGENLLEIHFEGKGALGYQAVNRYYLPWRDTMPPVGPPTEPLALAVHYDRTTLAQNDTVGVTVTIHNNTDSTVEMPLIDLGVPPGFTVETDGLEEAVKARTIDKYTVAARQIIVYLQKLTPNQAITLRYKVRALFPVKALTPLSKVYPYYDPEKVTIVPPQTVVVE